ttctgCTAACTTTTGTGTCATCTTTTTTCCCCCCTGCTGTTTGTCCCATTTGCAGCTGCATTTTATTGGTGTGGAGATTTAAAGGGAGATTATAGCCTGCTCTTCCATTTTATGTGTTTCAAGACAAGGGTGTAGagaagtgtttttaaaatacaaggaTGAGGGACCCTGAGATGATCAAATGTGAAGACTTTTCGTGTTTTTGTAGCATAGTTGTTTGTAAATCAAAGATTTTGCattagttgttgttgttgttgttagttGAAAGGGGTGGTTTTGCAAAGGAAACCTGGCGATCATTGTTGCTACCTCCACTGCCAAATTTGGTTCATCAAGCAATGAGGGGTAGATGGAAAACAATTGGATtccaatttttgttctttttggttttgattcttGGTCTTGAAAATCAATGCTCCTGGTCGCTTAATGATGAGGGTAATTCTTCGTTTTAtgcattcttattttttattgacatgTATCTGTTAAAATGTAATTGCAGAATCAATCTTGGTCTTGATATATGAATGTAATGTGGGCAGGATTGGTTTTGCTGGAATTCCGGGGACGAGTGAATTCTGATCCTTTCGGTGCTCTTTCAAATTGGAATCCCAATGACATTGATCCTTGCTCATGGTCTGGTGTTCGTTGCGCTGCGGGAAAAGTGCAAATACTGTAAGTCGCTATTCATTCTTCCTTTAAAAGAGCTAATAATTATCGCTCCCCTtacaaaacaggaaaaaaattgaaatttctcccttcatatattgtttttgtttcaaatctGAGGTGTATGCGATGGAGGATTTTGTAGATGACTTCCGTTAATTTTTGTTGATGGAATTGTGATATAGAGTAGTGTTTGCCGTTGCATTTTAGAGAATGGAACATTTCATGTGGGTGCTGAATGATCAGACATATTAATGTTGTTCAGTGCACTTGTAGGGATCTGAGCGGTTTTTCTTTGGAAGGGACATTGGCGCCGGAGCTTGGCAAACTTGTTAACTTAACATCCCTGtaaggtttcataatttttctgtACTTTCTTTGATGGAACTTGGGGTTTAGGAATTAAGCATTTGATTCCAACATATGACTGAGCTGTTCAAGAGTCTAAGAATATAATCGAATACTGCAATTAGCCTATTTCTACTGATTGAATATGAATTTGGCCAAGATGCTTGGGGACTGTTTGGATTTTAGTGTTGACAGGCTATCTTAcatattcttaaacataataGCATATAGTGTAGAAATTAGACTCAATATGTTCCCAATCATGATGTTTAAGAATTTATGgaaataaatgattttgatattcaCAAACTTGTTGACTGTAGTATTTGTTTGTAGAGATCTACACTATTGTGGAAACTGTATCTCTGATCCTGATGTATAGCTTTGTACTCTATAACTTCTGCtgggtttaaaaataattgaactttCTGATTCTTTCTTTACTTTCATTACAGTGTACTCTACCGAAACCATTTCACTGGTGCCATTCCTAAAGAGATTGGAGAGCTCAGAAAGCTGGAATTACTGGACCTGAGGAATAATAACTTCAGTGGAGCAATTCCAGAAGAAATAGGAAGATTACTGTCATTAAAACACTTGTGTGTGATctgtctttcatttttattgttttgatggctTATGTTGTGTAGTTAAGTAGCCTGAAATGATTTCTATCTTAGGTTGCTAAGAGACAATAAATTTGAGGGAAGCATTCCTCTGGAGATCAGGAGGCTTAACCTGCTTTCTGAATTTCGATTTGATGGAAACCTTGCATCTGCTGCTGTTACTGGAGTTAGCTTTGTCAATAGAAAACTTGGACATGGGTAAGTGACTTTTTCCATCTTTCCTTATCAACACTCATCCGCGGGTACAATTGTTTTTGCCATGATGGATATATTGCCAACCATACCTAAGTTGAGTTTTAGTCTTGGTGTGAACTGTGACATGTTATAACTAAATTGAAGCACCTTGAATTCACCATCAAATACGGAGAGAAAAACTATTAGTTACACCTGATCAATACCTCTCCACGTCGTCATTGGTTTTTCCATCAATTTAGAAGACAAAAGTCTCTTGCTTTTTCTATTGTTTGCACCCTGCCTCTCACAAGAAAGACCACCTGAAAGCTATCTGACATGTCAGATAAATTTAGCATGAGGTGATTATGGACTTCGTAGACATGTTGTTTAAGAGCACTGATACATACCCATTCTTGCTAGCTTAAAAATAGTTTGTCCTTATCTCCCATGTCTTGCATTAAGCATGCTACTAACATTTGGAAGAGTGATGAGCgtcccttttttatttgattctttcTAACCGATCATCAAGTATCATTTTGTGAATGGAAGTTATTGAAGTTGAAGGTGTGGTTCAGTTTAATAATCTGTTTTTCTGATCTAAAACGTATGTATTGTGCAGCATGTGGTGGAGCAGCTGGAAGCACTTGAATGGGGCGAATTCATTCATATTCCCAATTAAAGGAGCTTTTATGCATTACCTGAATTCCATGACATTGCAATTGTATGGAACTTAATATGctttacacacaacacatgcTCACACACATGTACAATTTTTATGTATACGGATGCAGATAGTGATGAAGATATCCCAGAAGATATCCCACTTTTGACATATTTGCATTGTAGTAGTGGTGGTTTGTGTGTTCTTTCTACTGATTGCCTACCCTCATTAAAAGGTTCAAGCTCGGGAAGTATACTCTGCATGGTCGCAAAGAAAATTGCTTTGTTAAGCCAGATAGTGAGTACAAAACATTCTCCAACCTTGgttgtttgttttcaaaatttgtACTTGTGGGACAAATCTGATACCTTTTGCACTGAGCAGGATCACCTGAGCAAAATGTAGAGATCCTTGCCAATTTTGTACGTCGCAGACTACTTGAGCAGTCCAGTAACCTCCAAGCTGCACCTGCGGGTGGTGGATCTTCCTCTCAACCAATTATTGCTCTTCCAACCACGCGAAGTAGTGGGGCTTTCCCAGCAATACCAAATGCAAAGAAGCATCAACCTCAATCCCCTGTGCCATTGGATTCACCTGCTAATCCTCCAACAATAGGAGCTAAGGCTTCAACTCATTCTGCTGAAAAGCCATTTAAAGAACAATCTCCAACCAATGGAACTTCTGGAAATACATGGATGTATTTCCTAATCATTCCAATCGTGGGTGTCTTGATCATTTTTGCAGCAGGCTTGCTCTTTAGGTGCCGGAAACAAGGAGTGACAACCATAGGTCCTTGGAAGACTGGTCTAAGTGGACAGTTGCAGAAAGCATTTGTTACAGGTGACATCTAGTgtgtaaataaagaaataaaaaacgaaCAAAAAAAGACTGTTGACTTTATTATTGATCAGTAGGCTGATTAGGCTAGGCTCTTTATTTATCAACATTATTAACCACATAAATTGTGTGATTTGACCAACATGATTGATTGAAGTGGTGTAACAACTGTGGGTTTTTGTCTCGCCCACATGAATGTCACCTTAGGATTGTGGCACATGTTTGGATGCCTGAGGAATAAGAGGTCATATTTAAGTTCTCCAGCAACTTTTGGTGGAGGCATACCTAAACAAAATGAGATAGGAATGTCAAGACTTGTTTTATGAACAtgtgaatttatttaatcaaattgtTAATTTTGGTTGACATCTTATTCAACTTAATTGTTTGATtgcta
The DNA window shown above is from Populus trichocarpa isolate Nisqually-1 chromosome 4, P.trichocarpa_v4.1, whole genome shotgun sequence and carries:
- the LOC18097502 gene encoding protein MALE DISCOVERER 2, with protein sequence MRGRWKTIGFQFLFFLVLILGLENQCSWSLNDEGLVLLEFRGRVNSDPFGALSNWNPNDIDPCSWSGVRCAAGKVQILDLSGFSLEGTLAPELGKLVNLTSLVLYRNHFTGAIPKEIGELRKLELLDLRNNNFSGAIPEEIGRLLSLKHLLLRDNKFEGSIPLEIRRLNLLSEFRFDGNLASAAVTGVSFVNRKLGHGMWWSSWKHLNGANSFIFPIKGAFMHYLNSMTLQLFKLGKYTLHGRKENCFVKPDRSPEQNVEILANFVRRRLLEQSSNLQAAPAGGGSSSQPIIALPTTRSSGAFPAIPNAKKHQPQSPVPLDSPANPPTIGAKASTHSAEKPFKEQSPTNGTSGNTWMYFLIIPIVGVLIIFAAGLLFRCRKQGVTTIGPWKTGLSGQLQKAFVTGVPKLNRSELETACEDFSNIIDTFDGFTAYKGTLSSGVEISVASTTVASSKDWSKNAEMAYRKKIDTLSRINHKNFVNLIGFCEEDEPFNRMMVFEYAPNGTLFEHLHVKEMEHLDWNTRMRIIMGVSYCLQYMHHDLNPPIAHSILCSRAIFLTDDYAAKIAEICFLPQATSNSKVSGELEDSLPPHVDPETNIYRFGVLLLEIISGKLPYSEEQGPLEKWAAEYLNGKRSISCMIDPSLKSFKNNDLDVICEIIQQCIQSDARHRPTMKEITSKLREVISISPDQATPRLSPLWWAELEILSVEAT